A single region of the Brachypodium distachyon strain Bd21 chromosome 3, Brachypodium_distachyon_v3.0, whole genome shotgun sequence genome encodes:
- the LOC100831856 gene encoding dehydration-responsive element-binding protein 2C, with the protein MAERAASRGRQGNSRKCCPLRRSRKGCMKGKGGPENQRCPFRGVRQRTWGKWVAEIREPNRGARLWLGTFSTALDAARAYDSAAKALYGDCARLNLAGGTNNPVLAPPATAAATSSETQSYSSNSSSGANSDYYYYYNEYLNGNNGGGAWISSAAPPAVEDEDFDTYVRRLPKAEDFGLQAFLQNMPFDVLAEASGTAAGAGIWEPSCDMAAA; encoded by the coding sequence atGGCGGAGAGGGCTGCGAGCCGGGGCAGGCAGGGGAACAGCCGGAAGTGCTGCCCGCTTCGGCGTTCGCGCAAGGGTTGCATGAAGGGCAAGGGTGGCCCGGAGAACCAGCGCTGCCCCTTCCGCGGCGTCCGCCAGCGCACCTGGGGCAAGTGGGTCGCCGAGATCCGCGAGCCCAACCGCGGCGCCCGCCTCTGGCTCGGCACCTTCTCCACCGCGCTCGACGCCGCACGCGCCTACGACTCCGCCGCCAAGGCCCTCTACGGAGACTGCGCACGACTCAACCTCGCCGGCGGCACCAACAACCCCGTCCTCGCTCCTCcggcgactgctgctgctacctcGTCCGAGACCCAGTCGTACAGCTCCaactcctcctccggcgccaaCTCcgactactactactactacaacGAGTACCTCAACGGCAACAACGGCGGAGGCGCCTGGATcagctcggcggcgccgcccgcggtggaggacgaggactTCGACACCTACGTCAGGAGGCTGCCCAAGGCCGAGGACTTTGGCCTCCAGGCATTCCTGCAGAACATGCCCTTTGACGTGCTCGCCGAAGCATCCGGGACTGCTGCTGGGGCCGGCATCTGGGAACCCTCCTGCGACATGGCTGCTGCTTaa